One Arcobacter sp. FWKO B genomic window, TGTTATGATATACTATATCCTAATTTTATATTTAATGGAAACGAAAAATATTCGTTTTTACATTAGTATAAATCTCTTTTATCTATAAATTGATATAATGCACTATATTATTAAAAAGGATAGCTTATAATGTATAGTGATTTTATTGTATATGTTGATGAAAGTGGTGACCATTCTTTGGTTTCTATTGATACTGATTACCCAGTTTTTGTATTGACTTTTTGTATTTTTAATAAGCAAACATATACTAATAAAATTGTCCCTAATTTTCAAAACTTTAAGTTTAAATATTTTGGACACGATATTATCATATTTCATGAAAATGAAATAAGAAGAAAGAAAAACAACTTCAAATTTTTAAATCACCCAACTACCAATAATGTATTTATGAGCGAACTTAATGAGATAATAAGTCAATCTGATTTTAAAGTTCTAAGTTGCATAATACATAAAGAAAAATTAAAACAAAGATTTTCAAAGAATGACAATCCCTACCATATAGCTTTAGGAATTTGTTTGGATATGCTACAAAAATTTCTAAAAGAGTATAATCAAGCAGATTTAAAGACATATATTGTTGTGGAAAAAAGAGGACATAAAGAAGATACTGAATTGGAATCTGAATTTAATCAAATATGTACATCAAATAATTATCATTTTGAGATTATTTTGGCAGATAAAAAAACAAATTCAACAGGTTTACAATTATCAGATATGATAGCTCGACCAATTGGTAGAAATTTACTAAATTCAAAAGAACCAAACCGTGCCTATGAGATAATAAAAACCAAGTTTTATGGTAATGGCGTATCAAAAGGTATAGGACTAAAAATATACCCATAAAGCATTTAACCTCAGAGGTTCACTCTGAGGTTAAATGCCGACCGCGATCCCGCAATCCAATTAACAAATTTTACTATGTTAAAACATAAAGTTTTATTAAATAGATATATTAATCCTTATTCAAGCTTTAATCTCTTGAATGGGCGTGATAAACTCAAAATTTAGTTGGCACATTTTTAGCACAATTTTGACACAGTCTTTGATTTTGTCTTTAAGAAGTTCGATAAAATGGGGATTGATTGTATATGGTGCGGATGAGAGGAGTCGAACCTCCACACCTTTCGGCACCAGATCCTAAGTCTGGCGTGTCTGCCAATTTCACCACATCCGCATATATAAGTGGTACGCCCTACACGATTCGAACGTGTGACCTACGCCTTAGAAGGGCGTTGCTCTATCCAGCTGAGCTAAGGACGCATAAAAAAGAAATGATATTTTAACAAAAGATTGCTAAAATCTAAATTAAATGGGGTAGATAATGGGGCTCGAACCCACGACCCTCGGAACCACAACCCGATGCTCTAACCGACTGAGCTATATCTACCATCAAAAAGTGGTCGGGGCGAGAGGATTCGAACCTCCGGCCCCCTGGTCCCAAACCAGGTGCGCTAACCAGACTGCGCTACGCCCCGAAAAAAATCGCTACATACATTTAAAATGGAGTGGAATTATACCCTAAAGTTTTGTATTTGTCAATAGGTTTTGTAAGAAATTTTCAAAATATTGATTTATTTTAGAGTTATTTGTAATTAAAACCTACAAACAACCCTAAAAAATACTAAAACTGTATCAAACCATCCACAGGACTTGAAGCTGTAGCATAAGGTTTTTTAGGAATTCTTCCAGCTTTATACCCAAGTCTTCCAGCAATTACAGCATATTTCATAGCTTCTGCCATCATAATTGGATTTTGTGCACAAGCTATTGCTGTATTTGTAAGAACTGCTTCAGCACCTAGTTCCATAGCGATACTTGCGTCACTCGCACACCCAACACCTGCATCAACAATAACTGGTACTTTTACAGCATCTTTGATAAATGCAATATTATATCTATTTTGAATACCAAGTCCACTTCCAATTGGAGCAGCTAAAGGCATGATAGCATCAGCACCTGCATCTTCAAGTTTTTTGGCAATGATTGGGTCATCACTAGTATATGCCATGATAGTAAAACCATCTTTTTTGAGGATTTCACAAGCTTTTATTGTCTCTATTACATCTGGGTATAGTGTTTTTTGTGCATCACCTATTACTTCTAGCTTGATTATATCTATCCCTGTAGCTTCTCTCATTAGTCTAAAAGTCGTGATTGCTTCTTCAGCAGTAAAACACCCTGCACTATTTGGTAATAGTTTTACATTTGTGTCTTTGAAATAATCAAGTAGATTCTCTTCATTTGGGTTTGTAATATTTACTCTTCTAATAGCAACAGTTATAAGCTCACTTCCACTTGCAAGTGTTGCTTCTCTTGTCGTTTGAAAATCTTTATATTTTCCACTACCTACTATTAGTCTACTATTAAATTCATATTTACCTATTTTTAGTATATCACTCATTCTACATTCTCCTCTATCCATTGTAAGTATTCTTCACTAGCATTTGTTATATCTATACATATAATTTCAGGCAAATTATAAGGATGTGTTGCTTTGATAAAGCTTTGTATTTCATCATACTTTGATTTTTTAGTTTTTATGCTAAGTATGTACTCACTATCTTTATGTAGCTTATTTTCATATGTATAAAATGATTTTATTTTATTTAACTGTATACAAGCTGCTAACTTCTTAGCTAACAACATAGTAGCCACTTTACTTGCTATCTTTTTCTTATCATATGTTGTTTGTATTATGCAATAATTCATATATTTTTTACCCCTTCTATCAAATCTTGTGGTTTTAGACTATAGTTATTATATTGGTAGTTTCTACTACTTAAGGTAAGTGCTAGTGAGCCATTGATTGCACTATGAAGTGGCGTGTAACCTTGTGCTAAATAAGCTCCTATAAAACCACTCAATACATCCCCACTACCACCTTGTGATAATATACTACTGCCTAATGTATTAATATATATATTATCTCCATTACCAATCAGTATGTTTGCACCTTTTAAAAGTATTGTAATATCTGGATACTTCTTACAAAATTTTTGTAAGTAAAAGAATCTATTTTGCTGTAATGTAGCCACGCTTATATCATCTATCTGGCATATTTTTAATAAACTTACAAACTCTTTTGGATGTGGAGTAAGTACACATTTACTATCATTTAAAACTTCCAATATTACATCGCTATAAAATAAATCAGCATCACATACCTTTGCAATATCTAGAGATAAAATATGTTTTATCTCATCTTCTTCAAAATTACCTAAACCCATCCCAATAGCAACTGATGTTAAATTATATGGTATATGATGGGTATGCATAATATGCGGTGGTAAAAATATTTTATCATCATGAGTCATTATACTAACAAGTCCACATCCAAGTGCAAAACCAGCTTCACTTGCTAATATGCCAGCACCTAGTTTTTCACCAGAGACAACTAAAAGGTGTCCATAATTACCCTTATGTGTAGAGAGTTTGTTTCTAAATGGAAGAGTTATATCAGTTTCTTCCAAAAGGAAAAAACTACTATTATCTTCATATAATTTACTATTTAATCCTAAATTTGCTACTATGATTTCACCAGTAATATCTTTTACATCATCATTAAAAAGTGCTAATTTCAAACCACCCATCGTAATTGTTATATCTGCAATAAAACAACCATTTTTAAATCCAAGTCCACTTGGGATATCACATGCTATTTTGTATCCGTTTATATTGTTTAGTATTTCTATAGCATTAATATAAAAATCACTTAACTCTTTGTTAAGTCCTGTTCCAAAAATAGCATCTACAACTACATCATAATCTCTAAGCTCTATTGAATTTTGGATATCGATTCCAAGATTTTTTGCTCTTTGAAGTTGTAGTTTTGCCATAGTAGTTTTTGGCTCTGATAAGGTTACTAAAGTTACATTATATTCTTCATCCGCTAATCTAGCCAGTGCCATGCCATCAGCACCATTGTTACCACTTCCACTAACTATCAAAATAGTTTTTATATTTGGTAAGCTTTTTATATGATTATACATACCTAAAGCTGCATGCTCTTGAAGTAAGTCTTCACTTAAATCATACTTCTCATAGCATTTCTTATCTAATTTTTCTACACTTTTATAAACTTTTTTCATGCGTAGTTCCTTAATTATTACTTCCTAAATTTCCAGCCATTGTCACTTAATACAACTTTTACTTTTTCTTGCAATTCACCTTGAAGTTCTAACCACTCACTATCTATTGTACCACCACAACCAAGCTTAGTTTTAAGAAGTTTTAAAACTTTTTTCTTTTCATCATCATCACATACAAATCTTCCAACGATAGTAACCACTTTGCCATTTCTTTTTTCTCTTTTAAATACAAGTGGTTCTTGATGTGAAGATAAAGATGATTTATTTATACAATCAGTTGTAAGGAGTTTCCCTTTTTTATCTGATTGCATACTATCAAGCTTGGCACCTATTTCAAATAAGTTTTTTTTCATCAAATACTACTCCATTTTATAGTGAATTTATTCTACCATAAAAATAGTTATTTTAAAGTTTTTATTAGGTATCATTAGTTTAAGAAAGTGTTATCACTTGGTTAATCTTATTCAAAAAGAGTTTTTATGAAGGATTTAAGTGTAAAAAATAGGACTTTAATTTTTATATTTTTTATAATGGTTATGTCACTTGTTGCCCTTTTTTATTTACTCGATAACTATGAACATCAAAGACTTGAACATACAAAACATAGTAATTACTTATCTATCAAAACATCTTATGATAAAAATATAATTCAAAACTTACAAACATTCTATAATATCCAAGCACAAAGTATTTTATCAGATGAGATTATTGAAGCATTTGCCAAAAGAGATAGAGAAACTTTATTTTTATTGGTTCAAAACAAATATAAACTTCTGCGAGATCAAGATGAGTTTTTTTATCAAATGCACTTTCATTCAAGTGATGGAACATCTTTTTTAAGAGCCCACAAACCAGAGCTATTTGGAGAAGATATTACAAAACTTAGACCCATGGCAAAAGCAATACATATCGAACAAAAACCAATATCTGGATTTGAAATGGGTTTACATGCCCTCTCATACAGAATATTTGTCCCAGTATTTCATAATAGCACATATATAGGTGCGTTAGAACTTGGTATCTTACCTAATAAAGTTCTTCACTTAGTAACATACTTTAACGAAATTTATGGATTATTATTTATATATAAAGAGAGCCTAAAATCAAATATAAACTCTATCCAATTTACTAATATAACAGATAAAGATTTGATTGATATTTTACCAATAGGGTTGGAAAAAGCATCTGAATATAGTGAATTAACATACAATGATAAATTTTATAGTATCTATAAATTTCCATTAATTGACTTTGTGGGCAACAATGTTGGTGAATTTATATTTTTTAATGATCTATCAGCTGAACATAAACTTCATAATGACACAAAAATTAATTTTTATATCATCATTTTTATATCTGCTATTTTTGTATTTTTTATCATAAATTATGGATTCAATCAAATAATATCAAAGCTACAAGATGCACATATTGCACTAAAAGAGTATACTAAAATAATAGAAGAGATATCAATAACAGATGCCCTTACAAATCTATATAATAGAAGATATTTTAATGAAATACTACCAAGGCTTACAAATAGTTGCAAACGAGATGATGATTATATTTCATTTTTAATACTTGATATTGACTATTTCAAACAATACAATGATACATATGGACACAAAGCTGGAGATATCGTACTACAAGATGTCGCAAATGTACTAAAAGATTCACTCAAACGGGGGACTGATTATGCATTTAGAATAGGTGGTGAAGAGTTTTGTATATTGTTTAAAGGATTAAACCCTAATGAAGCATTTTTATTTTCAGATAAAATAAGACAAAATATTGAGAATTTAAAAATACCCCATATTGGTAGCAAAACTAGTAAATATGTGACAGCCTCTTTTGGACTTGTTGTATTTAAAGGAACTACAATACCTGATGAAACAAAATTATATACTCTTGCAGATGAAGAGCTTTATCATGCAAAAGAAAATGGAAAAAACCAAGTAAGTATAAAAAAATAGATATTTAAGGATAATAATGACAAACAAACTTTTAATAGTATGGTCAAGTAGTGATATAGAAGTAGCTCGAAAACTTGTGTTATTATATGGCAGTGTGATATTGCCTCGTGGATATTGGGATGAGGCTACTATTATGATATGGGGTCCTAGTGCTAAGCTTTTGGCTGAAAGTAGTGAGCTTCAAGAAAAAGTAAAAGCTATCATGGCTACAGGGGTGAAGTTTAATGTATGTGTTGTATGTAGTGATGAGTATGGTGTATCTGATACTTTAGCAAGCTTAGGGGTAGAGCTTACTCATACTGGTGAAATGCTAACTCACGCACTGCAAAGTGATTGGAAAGTAATCACTTTTTAAAAGCTACTTCTTGGGCTGATATCAAGGCTATTTATATCACTAAAATCCCCTAGATTGTATTGCTCTATTGCACATCTTCCTATCATTGCTGCATTATCACTACAAAATTCTAGTGGTGATAATAGTAGCTTACAATCATACTCATGGCAAAGCTTTTCAAGTTCTCCTCGAAGTCTAATATTAGCACTTGCCCCTCCAACTATAGCAAAAATCTTTGGTCTAGTTAATTTGAAATATTTTTTTAATTTTTGCATTAGATGAGCAACTGCTGTATATTCAAAAGAGGCACAGATATTTTGTATGAATTCAGGTTGAAGGTTGAAGGTTGAAGGTTGAAGGTTTTGCTGTTCAGATTCTATGGCTAGTCTTACGGCGTTTTTTAGTCCGCTGTAGCTGAATTCTATATTTGGGCTGTTTTTTAGTGGGATGGGGAAATCATATGCTTTTTCATCTCCATCTACTGCCATTTTTGCTACTACTGGTCCACCAGGGTATCCAAGACCCAACATTTTAGCCACTTTATCGAAACTCTCGCCAAAACTATCATCTTGAGTTTTTGCTACTACTTTCATATTATTTAAACTAGTTGCTTCTATTATTTGAGTGTGTCCACCACTTACCAAAAGTACACTAAGAGGCATAACAGCTTTTTGGTTGATAAAAAGTGAATAAATATGCCCTTTTAGATGATTGACCGCTATTAGTGGGATATTTAGAGTAAGGCTCAATGCTTTTGCCATCATCACACCTTCTAGTAGTGTCACACTAAGTCCTGGTTCATTTGTAACTGCTATTGCTTTTAGATGGGGAAAATACTCTTTGCACTCTTCTAAAATCTTTGGTAAAGCCTCAGTATGAAGTCTAGCTGCTAGTTCTGGAACTACTCCACCATATACACTATGTTCTAAATCTTGTGATATTTTTT contains:
- a CDS encoding DUF3800 domain-containing protein, translated to MYSDFIVYVDESGDHSLVSIDTDYPVFVLTFCIFNKQTYTNKIVPNFQNFKFKYFGHDIIIFHENEIRRKKNNFKFLNHPTTNNVFMSELNEIISQSDFKVLSCIIHKEKLKQRFSKNDNPYHIALGICLDMLQKFLKEYNQADLKTYIVVEKRGHKEDTELESEFNQICTSNNYHFEIILADKKTNSTGLQLSDMIARPIGRNLLNSKEPNRAYEIIKTKFYGNGVSKGIGLKIYP
- a CDS encoding thiazole synthase — protein: MSDILKIGKYEFNSRLIVGSGKYKDFQTTREATLASGSELITVAIRRVNITNPNEENLLDYFKDTNVKLLPNSAGCFTAEEAITTFRLMREATGIDIIKLEVIGDAQKTLYPDVIETIKACEILKKDGFTIMAYTSDDPIIAKKLEDAGADAIMPLAAPIGSGLGIQNRYNIAFIKDAVKVPVIVDAGVGCASDASIAMELGAEAVLTNTAIACAQNPIMMAEAMKYAVIAGRLGYKAGRIPKKPYATASSPVDGLIQF
- the cutA gene encoding divalent-cation tolerance protein CutA, translated to MNYCIIQTTYDKKKIASKVATMLLAKKLAACIQLNKIKSFYTYENKLHKDSEYILSIKTKKSKYDEIQSFIKATHPYNLPEIICIDITNASEEYLQWIEENVE
- a CDS encoding NAD(P)H-hydrate dehydratase is translated as MKKVYKSVEKLDKKCYEKYDLSEDLLQEHAALGMYNHIKSLPNIKTILIVSGSGNNGADGMALARLADEEYNVTLVTLSEPKTTMAKLQLQRAKNLGIDIQNSIELRDYDVVVDAIFGTGLNKELSDFYINAIEILNNINGYKIACDIPSGLGFKNGCFIADITITMGGLKLALFNDDVKDITGEIIVANLGLNSKLYEDNSSFFLLEETDITLPFRNKLSTHKGNYGHLLVVSGEKLGAGILASEAGFALGCGLVSIMTHDDKIFLPPHIMHTHHIPYNLTSVAIGMGLGNFEEDEIKHILSLDIAKVCDADLFYSDVILEVLNDSKCVLTPHPKEFVSLLKICQIDDISVATLQQNRFFYLQKFCKKYPDITILLKGANILIGNGDNIYINTLGSSILSQGGSGDVLSGFIGAYLAQGYTPLHSAINGSLALTLSSRNYQYNNYSLKPQDLIEGVKNI
- a CDS encoding translation initiation factor SUI1, with product MKKNLFEIGAKLDSMQSDKKGKLLTTDCINKSSLSSHQEPLVFKREKRNGKVVTIVGRFVCDDDEKKKVLKLLKTKLGCGGTIDSEWLELQGELQEKVKVVLSDNGWKFRK
- a CDS encoding diguanylate cyclase — translated: MKDLSVKNRTLIFIFFIMVMSLVALFYLLDNYEHQRLEHTKHSNYLSIKTSYDKNIIQNLQTFYNIQAQSILSDEIIEAFAKRDRETLFLLVQNKYKLLRDQDEFFYQMHFHSSDGTSFLRAHKPELFGEDITKLRPMAKAIHIEQKPISGFEMGLHALSYRIFVPVFHNSTYIGALELGILPNKVLHLVTYFNEIYGLLFIYKESLKSNINSIQFTNITDKDLIDILPIGLEKASEYSELTYNDKFYSIYKFPLIDFVGNNVGEFIFFNDLSAEHKLHNDTKINFYIIIFISAIFVFFIINYGFNQIISKLQDAHIALKEYTKIIEEISITDALTNLYNRRYFNEILPRLTNSCKRDDDYISFLILDIDYFKQYNDTYGHKAGDIVLQDVANVLKDSLKRGTDYAFRIGGEEFCILFKGLNPNEAFLFSDKIRQNIENLKIPHIGSKTSKYVTASFGLVVFKGTTIPDETKLYTLADEELYHAKENGKNQVSIKK
- a CDS encoding DsrE family protein, whose amino-acid sequence is MTNKLLIVWSSSDIEVARKLVLLYGSVILPRGYWDEATIMIWGPSAKLLAESSELQEKVKAIMATGVKFNVCVVCSDEYGVSDTLASLGVELTHTGEMLTHALQSDWKVITF
- the tsaD gene encoding tRNA (adenosine(37)-N6)-threonylcarbamoyltransferase complex transferase subunit TsaD, coding for MILSIESSCDDSSIAITKIDDYKLIYHKKISQDLEHSVYGGVVPELAARLHTEALPKILEECKEYFPHLKAIAVTNEPGLSVTLLEGVMMAKALSLTLNIPLIAVNHLKGHIYSLFINQKAVMPLSVLLVSGGHTQIIEATSLNNMKVVAKTQDDSFGESFDKVAKMLGLGYPGGPVVAKMAVDGDEKAYDFPIPLKNSPNIEFSYSGLKNAVRLAIESEQQNLQPSTFNLQPEFIQNICASFEYTAVAHLMQKLKKYFKLTRPKIFAIVGGASANIRLRGELEKLCHEYDCKLLLSPLEFCSDNAAMIGRCAIEQYNLGDFSDINSLDISPRSSF